One genomic segment of Natrononativus amylolyticus includes these proteins:
- a CDS encoding thioredoxin domain-containing protein, which translates to MGTDGDNPTATVYGNFKCPVTRGFVFGNLEAIIEEFVLTGQLNIEFANLAYQQGDTSSYYISSSDPRMAAFGRAVWDVDPQSYWDFFATTFDVAPSGWVEYDELAGLANQAGVSSVGTAVDRASDGQYDSAVTRVASTAVEDGASFVPILELGGESTAPHHGTQSILTWIDARVDSAPSEPPEEPEEEEPEEEEPEEEEPEEPEEDEPEEEEPEEEAPEEEEPEEEAPEEDESEEEAPEEEPEEEAPEEDDEDDEDDDEPPHCPT; encoded by the coding sequence ATGGGAACGGACGGCGACAACCCGACTGCGACCGTCTACGGCAACTTCAAGTGTCCGGTCACGCGCGGTTTCGTGTTCGGAAACCTCGAGGCGATCATCGAGGAGTTCGTTCTGACGGGCCAGCTCAACATCGAGTTCGCGAACCTCGCCTACCAGCAGGGTGACACCTCGAGTTACTACATCTCGAGCAGCGACCCCCGGATGGCCGCGTTCGGACGCGCCGTCTGGGACGTCGACCCCCAGAGCTACTGGGACTTCTTCGCGACGACGTTCGACGTCGCGCCCTCCGGCTGGGTCGAGTACGACGAACTCGCCGGCCTCGCGAACCAGGCGGGCGTCTCGAGCGTCGGCACGGCGGTCGACCGCGCCAGCGATGGCCAGTACGACAGTGCGGTCACCCGCGTCGCGAGCACCGCCGTCGAGGACGGCGCGTCGTTCGTTCCGATTCTCGAGCTCGGCGGCGAGTCGACCGCGCCACACCACGGCACGCAGTCGATCCTCACCTGGATCGACGCTCGCGTCGACTCGGCACCGTCCGAGCCGCCGGAGGAGCCGGAAGAGGAAGAGCCTGAGGAAGAAGAACCCGAGGAAGAGGAGCCCGAAGAGCCGGAAGAGGACGAGCCCGAGGAAGAGGAGCCCGAAGAGGAGGCGCCTGAGGAAGAAGAACCCGAGGAGGAGGCGCCCGAAGAGGACGAATCCGAGGAAGAGGCGCCTGAAGAAGAACCTGAAGAGGAGGCGCCCGAGGAAGACGACGAGGACGACGAGGACGACGACGAACCGCCGCACTGTCCGACCTGA
- a CDS encoding Rieske (2Fe-2S) protein, giving the protein MATTDAEFVEATPLEELTDEGRKLLSVNGTAIALFHHEGEVRAVDNRCPHMGFPLAEGTVDDGILTCHWHHARFELSCGDTFDPWADDVQTYPVEVRDGIVYVNPTPEREKPPAEHWADRLETGLEENLRLVVAKSTIGLLDAGVDYEEPVATTLEFGTRYREMGWSSGLTILGCMANLMDDLEPEDRKRALYTGVRHVASDCAGEPPNFDQPSFSTSEVEFDRLKRWFRDCIEVRDSDGAERCLRTAVAAGHDERAVAEIVFAAATDHPYLSAGHVLDFSNKAFECLEHVGWEFADETLASLVDQLTDATRSDELSSWRQPTDLVSLLEDVYGGDVGETSGLEALAAEGGDQSWTAPEGFQDLLLSDDPAAIVDGLATAVGEGATTEQLAAQVARAAGRRVAQFGTANEFSDWNTVHHTFTYANAVHQASRRTNAVELYRGVFDGAMSVYLDRFLNTPPAPVPEPGDNDTGRDPERVLEDLLETFDEEGGVNEAGRLVGEFFDCGGESAALESTLARGLLREDAGFHTLQNVEAAFRQSDLAADDEAFRRLPMIATARYMAAHFPTRREAEQTFTIAARLNRGESIHAGE; this is encoded by the coding sequence ATGGCAACGACTGACGCGGAGTTCGTCGAGGCGACGCCGCTCGAGGAACTCACAGACGAGGGTCGAAAACTGCTGTCGGTGAACGGAACGGCGATCGCGCTCTTTCACCACGAGGGCGAGGTGCGGGCGGTCGACAACCGCTGTCCGCACATGGGCTTCCCGCTCGCGGAGGGCACCGTCGACGACGGTATCCTGACCTGCCACTGGCACCACGCCCGGTTCGAACTCTCCTGTGGGGACACGTTCGATCCGTGGGCTGACGACGTCCAGACCTACCCGGTCGAGGTGCGCGACGGGATCGTCTACGTGAATCCGACCCCCGAACGCGAGAAGCCGCCGGCCGAACACTGGGCCGACAGACTGGAAACGGGACTCGAGGAGAACCTGCGGCTGGTCGTCGCCAAGTCGACCATCGGGTTGCTCGACGCCGGCGTGGACTACGAGGAGCCGGTGGCGACGACGCTCGAGTTCGGCACCCGCTACCGCGAGATGGGCTGGTCGTCCGGACTGACGATTCTGGGCTGCATGGCGAACCTTATGGACGACCTCGAGCCCGAAGATCGAAAACGGGCGCTCTATACGGGCGTCCGACACGTCGCCAGCGACTGCGCCGGCGAGCCGCCGAACTTCGATCAGCCCTCCTTTTCGACGAGCGAGGTCGAGTTCGACCGGCTCAAACGGTGGTTCCGCGACTGCATCGAGGTCCGGGACAGCGACGGCGCCGAACGCTGCCTTCGGACCGCGGTCGCCGCCGGTCACGACGAGCGCGCGGTCGCCGAGATCGTCTTCGCGGCCGCGACCGACCACCCCTACCTCTCGGCGGGTCACGTCCTCGACTTTTCGAACAAGGCCTTCGAGTGTCTCGAGCACGTCGGCTGGGAGTTCGCCGACGAGACGTTGGCGAGCCTGGTCGATCAGCTCACCGACGCGACCCGCAGCGACGAACTCTCCTCGTGGCGCCAGCCGACCGACCTCGTTTCCCTGCTCGAGGACGTCTACGGCGGCGACGTCGGCGAGACGAGCGGCCTCGAGGCGCTCGCGGCCGAGGGGGGAGACCAGAGCTGGACCGCCCCCGAGGGGTTCCAGGACCTGCTGCTCTCGGACGACCCGGCGGCGATCGTCGACGGGCTGGCGACCGCCGTCGGCGAGGGCGCGACGACCGAGCAGCTCGCGGCACAGGTCGCCCGGGCCGCCGGCCGGCGCGTCGCCCAGTTCGGCACGGCCAACGAGTTCTCCGACTGGAACACGGTTCACCACACGTTCACCTACGCCAACGCGGTCCACCAGGCGAGCCGTCGAACCAACGCCGTCGAACTCTACCGGGGGGTCTTCGACGGCGCGATGAGCGTCTATCTCGACCGCTTTCTCAACACGCCGCCGGCACCGGTACCCGAACCCGGGGACAACGACACCGGCCGCGACCCGGAGCGGGTGCTCGAGGACCTCCTCGAGACGTTCGACGAGGAGGGCGGCGTCAACGAGGCGGGCCGTCTCGTCGGCGAGTTCTTCGACTGCGGCGGCGAGTCCGCCGCCCTCGAGTCGACGCTCGCCCGCGGGCTGCTCCGCGAGGACGCCGGCTTTCACACGCTCCAGAACGTCGAGGCTGCGTTCCGCCAGTCCGACCTGGCGGCCGACGACGAGGCGTTCCGGCGGCTTCCGATGATCGCGACCGCCCGTTACATGGCCGCCCACTTCCCGACCCGCCGGGAGGCCGAACAGACGTTCACCATCGCGGCCAGACTGAATCGGGGCGAGTCGATTCACGCGGGCGAGTAA